In Oceanobacillus sp. FSL K6-2867, one DNA window encodes the following:
- a CDS encoding cytochrome c oxidase subunit 2A, which yields MKQSGKTSTNHEKGPDLKGTLISVGVLGLIIIISWAVVFAIFLSR from the coding sequence ATGAAACAAAGTGGCAAAACCAGCACGAATCATGAGAAAGGGCCGGATTTAAAAGGAACATTAATATCGGTTGGAGTCTTAGGTTTAATTATTATTATTAGTTGGGCTGTCGTATTTGCAATTTTCCTATCGAGATAA
- a CDS encoding cold-shock protein — MENGVVKWFNAEKGYGFIQLEEGNDVFVHYSAIQEEGFKSLEEGQEVTFEIVEGERGPQAANVVKK, encoded by the coding sequence ATGGAAAACGGAGTAGTAAAATGGTTTAATGCTGAAAAAGGCTATGGTTTTATCCAATTGGAAGAAGGAAATGATGTATTCGTCCATTATTCAGCAATCCAAGAAGAAGGCTTCAAATCATTAGAAGAAGGACAAGAAGTTACTTTTGAAATTGTTGAAGGTGAACGTGGTCCACAAGCAGCAAATGTTGTAAAAAAATAA
- a CDS encoding formate--tetrahydrofolate ligase, translating into MKTDIEIAQQATLKPITEIAESINLSADDYEPYGYTKAKLSDKLLEKWKDKPNGKIILVTSINPTPAGEGKSTVTVGLGQALNQLGEKTVIALREPSLGPVMGLKGGAAGGGYSQVLPMEEINLHFTGDIHAITSANNLLSAVIDNHIHRDNKLQIDPRKVEWRRVVDMNDRALRQVIVGLGGSSQGIPREEGYTITAASEIMAILCLADSIEDLKSRLSKIVIGYTYDDYPVTVKDLEAEGSLTLLLKDAFKPNLVQTIENTPAVIHGGPFANIAHGCNSIIATKTAAKLGDYVITEAGFGADLGAEKFLNIKTQAGNFHPDAVVIVATVRALKMHGGVSKKDLNTENIDALEKGIENLNKHIDTIEQFGLPYVVAINKFPTDTAAETHFIESWCHSRKIDVALADVWAKGGAGGFELAKEVMKKTMTSEVHFTRTYESNEMLEMKIRKIAQAIYGADDIELSSKAKKQIIFFEQQGWGNLPVCMAKTQYSLSDDPALLGRPSGFTISIRELKASIGAGFIVVLTGDVMTMPGLPKTPAALHMDLDVNGKIKGLS; encoded by the coding sequence ATGAAAACAGATATAGAAATTGCTCAACAAGCAACATTAAAACCGATTACAGAAATTGCTGAATCAATCAATTTATCTGCAGATGATTACGAACCTTATGGATATACCAAAGCAAAGCTTTCCGATAAATTATTAGAAAAGTGGAAAGACAAGCCAAACGGAAAAATAATTCTCGTAACATCCATTAATCCAACTCCCGCTGGAGAAGGGAAGTCCACCGTTACAGTTGGATTAGGTCAAGCGTTAAATCAATTAGGCGAGAAAACTGTTATTGCTTTACGAGAGCCATCACTTGGCCCTGTTATGGGGTTGAAAGGAGGAGCTGCTGGAGGCGGTTATTCTCAAGTACTTCCCATGGAAGAAATTAATCTTCATTTTACTGGTGATATCCATGCAATTACTAGTGCTAATAACTTGTTATCTGCAGTAATTGATAATCATATTCACCGCGATAACAAATTACAAATTGATCCAAGGAAAGTGGAGTGGAGACGGGTAGTTGATATGAATGATCGTGCGCTAAGACAAGTAATTGTCGGCCTGGGAGGCTCCTCTCAGGGGATACCAAGGGAGGAGGGCTATACCATAACGGCAGCTTCAGAAATTATGGCTATTTTATGTCTTGCAGATAGCATTGAAGATTTGAAATCACGTCTTTCAAAAATAGTCATTGGTTATACATATGATGATTATCCAGTTACAGTGAAGGATCTTGAAGCAGAAGGATCCTTAACATTACTTTTAAAGGATGCATTCAAGCCAAATCTTGTACAAACAATTGAAAATACACCAGCTGTCATCCACGGAGGTCCTTTTGCAAATATTGCACATGGCTGCAATAGCATAATTGCTACAAAAACGGCTGCAAAATTAGGGGATTATGTTATTACAGAAGCTGGTTTTGGAGCAGATTTAGGTGCTGAAAAATTCCTTAATATAAAAACACAAGCCGGTAATTTTCATCCAGATGCAGTTGTTATTGTTGCTACTGTCAGAGCGCTAAAAATGCATGGAGGCGTATCAAAGAAAGATTTAAATACCGAAAACATTGATGCACTGGAAAAAGGGATAGAAAACTTAAATAAACATATTGATACCATTGAACAATTCGGACTTCCATATGTAGTTGCCATTAATAAATTCCCAACTGATACAGCGGCTGAAACGCACTTTATCGAGTCTTGGTGCCATTCCAGAAAAATAGATGTAGCACTCGCAGATGTTTGGGCCAAAGGTGGAGCTGGAGGTTTTGAATTAGCAAAGGAAGTTATGAAGAAAACAATGACCTCTGAAGTTCACTTCACACGAACTTACGAATCTAATGAAATGTTAGAAATGAAAATAAGAAAAATAGCCCAAGCTATCTATGGTGCAGATGACATAGAATTATCATCTAAGGCAAAGAAACAAATTATTTTCTTTGAACAGCAGGGATGGGGCAATCTGCCGGTCTGTATGGCGAAAACACAATATTCCTTATCTGATGACCCAGCATTACTAGGTCGACCTAGCGGCTTTACAATTTCTATACGTGAATTAAAAGCTTCAATAGGGGCTGGTTTTATAGTTGTATTAACTGGTGATGTAATGACAATGCCAGGGCTTCCTAAAACTCCTGCTGCATTACACATGGATTTAGATGTGAACGGGAAAATCAAAGGGTTATCATAA
- a CDS encoding HD domain-containing protein, with protein sequence MQKEEQLKHIRDYVYTLFRDDETGHDYYHMERVARIAKMIAEVEQANEFLCEAAAWLHDVGDEKLFQNPKDSIKRTNAFLASILLKETDINTINHIISGVSYSKGVVVPDTLEGRIVQDADRLDAIGAIGIARTFAYGGANQQLMYHPTKKATSIQHFDDKLLKLKDFMHTKSAKELAIERHRFMESFLKQFYEEW encoded by the coding sequence ATGCAAAAAGAAGAACAACTCAAACATATTAGGGATTATGTATATACATTGTTTCGCGATGATGAAACAGGCCACGACTATTATCATATGGAGCGAGTTGCCCGGATCGCTAAAATGATTGCTGAAGTAGAGCAGGCCAATGAGTTTTTATGTGAAGCGGCTGCATGGTTGCATGATGTTGGAGATGAAAAGCTGTTTCAAAATCCTAAAGATTCTATAAAGAGAACAAATGCTTTTCTAGCCTCGATTTTATTAAAGGAAACCGACATAAATACTATTAATCACATTATTTCCGGGGTCTCCTACAGTAAAGGAGTTGTTGTTCCAGATACATTAGAAGGAAGGATTGTCCAAGATGCTGACCGATTAGACGCGATAGGTGCTATCGGTATTGCTAGAACATTTGCTTATGGTGGTGCCAATCAGCAACTAATGTATCATCCAACAAAAAAGGCGACATCCATTCAGCATTTTGATGATAAGCTTCTAAAGCTAAAAGACTTCATGCATACAAAATCAGCTAAGGAGCTGGCAATAGAGCGCCACCGATTTATGGAATCATTTCTGAAACAATTTTACGAAGAATGGTAA
- a CDS encoding thymidylate synthase, whose amino-acid sequence MLKNEQAYLDLCQHILNNGIKKGDRTNTGTYSVFGHQMRFDLSQGFPLLTTKRVPFRLVASELLWFIKGDTNIRYLLENNNNIWNEWAFEKWIKSEKYKGPDMTNFGIRSQQDEGFNQIYQEQMNLFKERICQDDDFAKEFGDLGSVYGKQWRKWKTSRNETIDQLKEVIESIRHNPNSRRHIVSAWNPEDLPEMALPPCHTLFQFYVADGKLSCQLYQRSADVFLGVPFNIASYALLTHLIAHECDLDVGEFVHTLGDTHIYSNHVEQVQTQLKRNVRELPRLKINQEKSSIFDFELTDFEIVDYNPHPSIKAPIAV is encoded by the coding sequence ATGCTAAAAAATGAACAAGCCTATTTAGATTTGTGTCAGCATATCCTTAATAACGGCATTAAAAAAGGAGACCGTACAAATACAGGAACATATTCTGTATTCGGCCATCAAATGCGTTTTGACTTAAGTCAGGGGTTTCCACTGTTAACAACTAAAAGAGTACCATTTCGACTTGTAGCCAGTGAACTTCTTTGGTTTATAAAAGGAGATACGAATATACGATATTTACTGGAAAACAATAATAATATCTGGAATGAATGGGCGTTTGAAAAATGGATTAAAAGTGAAAAGTACAAAGGTCCGGATATGACAAATTTCGGAATCCGCAGCCAGCAGGATGAAGGTTTTAATCAGATTTACCAGGAACAGATGAATTTATTTAAGGAAAGGATCTGCCAGGACGATGATTTCGCTAAGGAATTTGGAGATCTTGGCTCTGTTTATGGGAAACAATGGCGGAAATGGAAAACATCTCGTAATGAAACGATTGACCAGCTCAAAGAGGTCATTGAATCGATACGTCATAATCCTAATTCCAGAAGACATATTGTGTCAGCGTGGAATCCAGAGGATCTTCCGGAAATGGCATTACCACCTTGTCACACATTATTCCAATTTTATGTGGCAGATGGCAAGCTTTCTTGCCAGTTGTATCAGCGCAGTGCTGATGTATTCCTTGGCGTTCCATTTAATATAGCAAGCTATGCATTATTGACACATTTAATTGCACATGAATGTGACTTAGATGTTGGCGAATTTGTACACACACTAGGGGACACACATATCTATTCAAACCATGTTGAACAAGTTCAAACACAGCTTAAGCGTAATGTGCGTGAATTGCCCCGTTTAAAAATTAATCAGGAAAAATCGTCTATTTTTGATTTTGAACTTACAGATTTTGAGATTGTGGATTACAATCCACATCCAAGTATTAAAGCACCAATCGCAGTTTAA
- a CDS encoding dihydrofolate reductase: MISLLLAMDRNHVIGLNNELPWHLPKDLRFFKEKTTGNTIIMGRKTYDSMGGALPNRENVVLTKSKNNFPNHVKVIDQLQKVVEWNTDNPDKEYFIIGGGNIFNQVIDLADRMYITWIDEDFEGDTFFPKFSDDEWELTSKVKGERNETNSYDYYFLQYDRK, from the coding sequence ATGATATCATTATTACTCGCAATGGATCGCAATCATGTTATTGGACTTAACAATGAATTGCCTTGGCATCTTCCTAAGGATTTACGCTTTTTTAAAGAAAAGACAACTGGTAATACTATTATTATGGGAAGAAAAACATACGATTCGATGGGGGGAGCGTTACCCAATCGTGAGAATGTCGTATTAACGAAATCAAAAAATAATTTCCCGAACCATGTTAAGGTAATTGACCAGTTACAGAAAGTAGTTGAATGGAATACGGATAATCCAGATAAAGAGTATTTCATTATTGGCGGCGGCAATATTTTTAACCAAGTAATTGATCTAGCGGATCGAATGTATATAACTTGGATTGATGAAGATTTTGAAGGAGATACATTTTTCCCAAAATTTTCGGACGATGAATGGGAATTAACATCGAAAGTTAAAGGTGAGAGAAACGAAACAAATTCTTATGACTATTATTTCCTGCAGTACGATAGAAAATAG
- the tatA gene encoding twin-arginine translocase TatA/TatE family subunit: MLANIGVPGLILIVLLALIVFGPKKLPEIGKAAGQTLREFKNSTRHLTEDAKGEINEVKAIVYDDSKETK, encoded by the coding sequence ATGTTAGCAAATATCGGGGTGCCTGGGTTAATATTGATTGTTTTACTTGCATTGATTGTATTCGGTCCTAAGAAACTCCCAGAAATTGGCAAAGCTGCTGGGCAGACGCTACGTGAATTTAAAAACTCTACTCGCCATCTGACAGAAGATGCGAAAGGGGAAATAAATGAAGTAAAGGCAATTGTATATGACGATAGCAAAGAAACTAAATAA
- the tatA gene encoding twin-arginine translocase TatA/TatE family subunit has translation MLGNIGIPGLILILIVALIVFGPSKLPEIGRAFGNSLREFKNATQGIVSDKENKNQDKNS, from the coding sequence ATGTTAGGTAACATTGGAATTCCTGGTTTAATTCTAATCCTTATTGTTGCATTAATCGTGTTTGGACCGTCTAAATTACCTGAAATCGGCAGGGCGTTTGGAAACTCTCTACGTGAATTTAAGAATGCTACACAGGGCATTGTAAGTGATAAAGAAAATAAAAACCAAGATAAAAACAGTTAA
- the tatC gene encoding twin-arginine translocase subunit TatC, whose amino-acid sequence MTEDPRQLNDDKDMNLVGHLSELRNRLIITAVFFIIFFIVGFIFVEDIYSFFRKDIDLELTVISPTEIVWIYFSMAGLVAIVATIPVLSYEIWAFIKPGLTPYERKASLSYIPALFLLFIGGLVFGYIVFVKLIMPFLLSLNDGMFNVMFTVDRYFKFLLRVTLPFAMLFELPLITMFLTTLGILTPDFLSKNRKYAYFILIIIGVLITPPDFVLQLVVAVPLIILYEISIYMSRIVYRKKLRKHEAYMQENNIS is encoded by the coding sequence ATGACAGAAGATCCGCGGCAATTAAATGATGATAAGGATATGAATTTAGTTGGTCACTTATCCGAATTAAGAAATAGGCTCATAATAACGGCTGTTTTCTTCATTATTTTTTTTATTGTTGGGTTTATATTTGTAGAAGATATTTATTCTTTTTTTCGAAAAGATATAGATTTAGAATTAACTGTAATTAGTCCGACTGAAATTGTCTGGATATATTTTTCGATGGCAGGACTTGTTGCAATCGTTGCAACGATTCCAGTTCTTTCCTATGAAATTTGGGCATTTATAAAGCCTGGATTAACACCATATGAGCGCAAAGCTTCTTTATCTTATATTCCAGCTTTATTTTTACTTTTTATTGGCGGATTAGTATTTGGTTATATTGTATTTGTTAAACTGATTATGCCGTTTTTACTTTCATTAAATGATGGTATGTTTAATGTCATGTTTACGGTCGATCGGTATTTCAAATTTTTATTGCGCGTTACACTGCCATTTGCGATGCTATTTGAATTACCGCTGATTACAATGTTCTTAACGACTCTAGGTATCCTTACTCCTGATTTTCTATCTAAAAACAGAAAATATGCCTATTTTATTTTAATTATAATTGGTGTATTAATTACACCACCAGATTTCGTTTTACAACTTGTTGTGGCTGTCCCATTAATCATTTTATATGAAATCAGTATTTATATGTCCAGAATCGTTTATCGAAAGAAGCTACGAAAACATGAAGCATATATGCAAGAAAACAATATTTCGTAA
- a CDS encoding YozE family protein codes for MRSFYHFLLTYRGKTKPDNKSRLADWAFKDHNFPKQATDYNEVSDYLEWNSPFSDAVKVFDELWEIYQSDH; via the coding sequence ATGCGTTCTTTTTATCATTTCTTATTGACCTATCGTGGAAAAACAAAACCAGACAATAAATCAAGGCTTGCAGACTGGGCTTTTAAAGATCATAATTTTCCTAAACAAGCAACAGATTATAATGAGGTTAGTGATTATTTAGAATGGAACAGCCCCTTTTCAGATGCGGTAAAAGTCTTTGATGAATTGTGGGAGATATATCAATCTGATCACTAG
- the vrrA gene encoding VrrA/YqfQ family protein has translation MLLPSRQQRQFNRPFMQRSLPRSIHPSQMKPSNIQGNGVMNGISKTLDGVQQVLNMVQTSAPIVQEYGPMIKNLPAMYRMIKVFKELEASDSKENAEETSNLKTKPTENEPTVSPKKVTKTTARRSSANDVPKPKLFI, from the coding sequence ATGTTACTTCCATCAAGACAACAAAGACAGTTTAATCGGCCATTCATGCAAAGATCATTACCACGCAGTATTCATCCTAGCCAAATGAAACCAAGTAATATTCAAGGAAATGGAGTTATGAACGGTATTTCAAAGACGCTGGACGGGGTGCAGCAGGTTTTAAACATGGTTCAGACAAGTGCCCCGATTGTACAGGAATATGGACCGATGATAAAAAATCTTCCAGCAATGTATCGAATGATAAAGGTTTTTAAGGAATTAGAAGCAAGCGATAGCAAGGAAAATGCTGAAGAGACATCCAATCTTAAGACTAAGCCAACTGAAAATGAACCAACCGTTTCACCAAAAAAGGTGACAAAAACGACTGCCAGACGTTCTTCTGCAAATGATGTTCCAAAACCCAAACTATTCATATAA
- the msrA gene encoding peptide-methionine (S)-S-oxide reductase MsrA: MSTNLELATFAGGCFWCMVEPFDQRPGIESVISGYTGGRVENPTYEQVCTNTTGHVEAVQITFNPDYMPYEELVNTFWQQIDPTDAGGQFNDRGESYQTAIFYHNESQKQIAEKSKQKLEASGKFTKPIATQILPAKPFYRAEDSHQDYYKKQSFHYRLYKKGSGREDFIKDNWQEKYDKTELKKKLTPIQYHVTQENGTERPFQNEYWANNKEGIYVDLVSGKPLFSSLDQYDAGCGWPSFTKPIDAYQLKEKIDNTHGMIRTEIRSNSSDSHLGHVFEDGPTEAGGLRYCMNSAAMHFIPKEEMADKGYGEYLYLFD, from the coding sequence ATGTCTACAAATTTAGAGTTAGCTACATTTGCAGGTGGATGTTTCTGGTGTATGGTAGAACCTTTCGATCAACGTCCTGGGATCGAAAGCGTAATTTCTGGTTATACCGGAGGACGTGTTGAAAACCCAACATATGAACAGGTGTGCACGAATACTACAGGTCATGTAGAAGCAGTACAAATAACCTTTAATCCAGATTATATGCCCTATGAGGAGCTAGTAAACACATTCTGGCAGCAAATCGATCCAACTGATGCAGGAGGTCAATTTAATGATAGGGGAGAGTCCTATCAAACAGCAATCTTCTATCATAACGAATCACAAAAGCAGATTGCAGAGAAATCAAAGCAAAAATTAGAAGCAAGTGGAAAATTCACTAAACCGATTGCTACGCAAATTCTTCCTGCTAAACCTTTCTACCGTGCAGAGGATAGTCATCAGGATTATTACAAAAAACAATCATTCCATTACCGGTTATATAAAAAGGGATCAGGCAGAGAAGATTTTATCAAAGATAATTGGCAGGAGAAGTACGATAAAACAGAGTTAAAGAAAAAATTAACGCCAATCCAGTACCATGTTACACAGGAGAATGGGACTGAACGCCCTTTTCAAAATGAATACTGGGCTAATAACAAGGAAGGCATTTATGTTGATCTTGTTTCTGGAAAACCTCTTTTTTCCTCACTGGATCAATATGATGCTGGCTGTGGCTGGCCAAGCTTTACAAAGCCGATCGATGCGTATCAATTAAAAGAAAAGATAGATAATACACATGGAATGATTCGCACGGAGATCAGGAGTAACAGTTCAGATTCTCATTTAGGACATGTATTTGAGGATGGCCCAACGGAAGCAGGGGGATTACGTTATTGTATGAATTCTGCTGCAATGCATTTTATTCCGAAAGAAGAAATGGCTGATAAAGGCTATGGAGAATATTTATATCTTTTTGATTAA
- a CDS encoding DUF6501 family protein produces the protein MIHLNWENRETMKQIECVHADAKKFIVHHKLTPGKIYDVKNETDEFYFIIDNSNRMAGFKKDYFIGVKN, from the coding sequence ATGATTCATTTAAATTGGGAAAATAGAGAAACAATGAAACAAATTGAGTGTGTTCATGCGGATGCTAAAAAATTTATTGTGCATCATAAGCTTACACCAGGGAAAATTTATGACGTAAAAAATGAAACGGATGAATTTTACTTTATCATTGATAACAGTAATCGGATGGCAGGCTTTAAAAAGGATTATTTTATAGGGGTAAAGAATTAA
- a CDS encoding histidine phosphatase family protein: MKKIYFVRHCSAHGQHKDSPLTNEGIKQARELAVYFNELPITFDLILTSPYLRAIESIKPFAELTGSTIEIDERLKERILSDEPVEDWMDGLEQSFLNEDFALPGGESARNLLHRCNGVLKPLFKDPSIKHAIIVSHGNLLSHVFHQFDERFGFNQWKELRNPDIYLLQLDGSNSKLDCVWKLNEL, encoded by the coding sequence ATGAAAAAAATTTATTTTGTTAGGCATTGTTCCGCTCACGGTCAACATAAAGATTCTCCATTAACTAATGAAGGAATTAAACAAGCAAGAGAGCTGGCCGTATATTTTAATGAGCTGCCGATCACGTTTGATCTTATTCTTACCAGTCCTTATTTAAGAGCTATTGAAAGTATTAAGCCATTTGCAGAATTAACTGGTTCAACGATTGAGATTGATGAACGTTTAAAAGAACGTATTCTAAGCGATGAACCTGTTGAAGATTGGATGGACGGGCTGGAACAATCATTTTTGAATGAAGATTTTGCATTGCCAGGTGGGGAGTCTGCTAGAAATCTATTACATCGATGTAATGGTGTTTTAAAGCCTCTTTTTAAAGATCCTTCTATTAAACATGCAATTATTGTCAGTCATGGTAATTTATTATCACATGTTTTTCATCAGTTTGACGAACGCTTTGGCTTCAATCAATGGAAAGAATTAAGAAATCCAGATATCTATTTGTTACAGCTTGATGGTTCTAACAGTAAGCTGGACTGCGTTTGGAAGCTGAATGAATTATAA
- a CDS encoding M14 family metallopeptidase, which yields MEITVRSGDSLWYYSQLFNLPIILIETSNPGINALQLQVEQEIKIPGYTRENYTIKANDTFWSLAIENNIPLDMIELLNPLISHSQLQVGQSIYMPHRVTEFVIDDITNYTYEKMVADINELLSIYPFIMQRTIGNSVMGKNITELQIGAGPTEVNLNGSFHANEWITTPIIMRFVNEYALSLTNGLPIREFATLPMYQAKQLSVVPMVNPDGVNIVINGASAAGDFSESVLAINQQNEDFSGWKANINGVDLNNQFPALWEIEAERKPTTPQPRDFPGTAPLTEPEAIAMANLAEDRNFIRMNAFHTQGKVIFWGFEGLEPPESAEIVDEYERVSGYTPIQYVDSYAGYKDWFIQEFRRPGFTVELGEGVNPLPIEQFQEIYEDSLGIMLANLYL from the coding sequence ATGGAAATTACTGTACGTTCAGGTGATTCGCTTTGGTACTACAGCCAATTATTTAATCTTCCGATAATCTTAATCGAAACGTCTAATCCTGGAATAAATGCCTTACAACTTCAGGTTGAGCAAGAAATTAAAATACCTGGCTATACACGAGAAAATTATACAATTAAAGCAAATGATACATTTTGGTCACTAGCAATTGAGAATAACATACCGTTAGATATGATAGAATTATTAAACCCGCTGATTAGTCATTCACAGCTACAGGTTGGCCAATCTATTTATATGCCCCATAGAGTAACGGAATTTGTAATTGACGATATAACAAATTACACGTATGAAAAAATGGTAGCCGACATAAATGAACTACTTTCCATTTACCCATTTATTATGCAAAGAACCATCGGCAACTCCGTAATGGGAAAAAATATTACGGAACTGCAAATTGGTGCTGGTCCAACTGAAGTTAACCTAAATGGGTCGTTTCATGCAAATGAATGGATTACTACTCCAATTATCATGCGATTTGTTAATGAATATGCTTTGTCGCTTACAAATGGGCTTCCCATTAGAGAGTTTGCAACATTACCAATGTATCAAGCAAAACAGCTATCAGTTGTGCCAATGGTAAACCCAGATGGAGTAAATATCGTAATTAACGGTGCGTCTGCAGCCGGAGATTTTAGTGAATCCGTTTTAGCAATTAATCAGCAAAATGAAGATTTTTCAGGTTGGAAAGCAAATATTAATGGGGTAGATTTAAATAATCAATTTCCTGCTTTATGGGAAATTGAGGCAGAAAGAAAACCAACAACTCCACAGCCTAGGGATTTTCCGGGAACAGCTCCATTAACAGAACCAGAAGCAATTGCAATGGCAAATTTAGCTGAGGATAGGAACTTTATAAGAATGAATGCTTTTCATACACAGGGCAAAGTTATTTTTTGGGGATTTGAAGGATTGGAGCCACCCGAATCAGCAGAAATTGTGGATGAATATGAAAGAGTCAGTGGCTATACACCCATTCAATATGTTGATAGCTATGCCGGCTACAAAGATTGGTTTATTCAAGAGTTTCGCAGGCCAGGCTTTACAGTAGAGCTTGGAGAAGGTGTCAATCCATTGCCAATCGAACAATTTCAGGAAATTTATGAAGATAGCTTAGGAATAATGCTCGCAAATTTATATTTATAA
- a CDS encoding ferredoxin family protein: MAFVITSPCKTEKAGECVEVCPVDCIEEGEDMFYIDPDICIDCGACEAVCPVEAIFIEDEVPEEETPYIALNRSFFEGR; encoded by the coding sequence TTGGCTTTTGTTATTACATCACCATGCAAAACGGAAAAAGCAGGAGAGTGTGTTGAAGTATGTCCTGTTGATTGTATAGAAGAAGGCGAAGATATGTTTTACATTGACCCTGATATTTGCATCGATTGCGGAGCATGCGAGGCCGTTTGTCCGGTAGAAGCAATTTTTATCGAAGACGAAGTTCCTGAAGAGGAAACTCCATATATTGCATTAAACCGCTCATTTTTTGAAGGCAGATAA